A genomic window from Sceloporus undulatus isolate JIND9_A2432 ecotype Alabama chromosome 9, SceUnd_v1.1, whole genome shotgun sequence includes:
- the DUSP23 gene encoding dual specificity protein phosphatase 23, whose protein sequence is MASAVPPNFSWVAPGLLAGLAMPRLPAHYQYMYENGIRHLVSLTERSPPYHDTCPGIQVHRLRIADFCPPSHEQIQDFLQIVEDAGAKKEAVAVHCLLGFGRTGTMLACYLVKTQKITGVDAIHEIRKLRHGSIETYDQEKAVVQFYQRIK, encoded by the exons ATGGCGTCTGCTGTGCCACCCAATTTCTCCTGGGTAGCACCAGGCCTGTTGGCAGGGCTGGCCATGCCGCGGTTGCCTGCACACTACCAGTATATGTATGAGAATGGTATCAGGCACCTTGTCTCTCTCACGGAACGTAGCCCACCCTACCATGATACCTGCCCTGGCATTCAAGTCCACCGCCTGCGCATCGCAGACTTCTGCCCACCCTCGCATGAACAGATCCAGGACTTTTTGCAGATTGTGGAAGATGCTGGTGCCAAAAAGGAG GCTGTGGCAGTGCATTGCCTGTTGGGATTTGGCCGAACTGGAACAATGCTAGCTTGTTACCTAGTGAAGACCCAAAAAATTACCGGTGTTGATGCTATCCATgaaatccggaagctgcgccatgGCTCCATTGAAACATATGACCAGGAAAAAGCTGTTGTCCAGTTCTACCAGCGAATCAAATAG